A part of Aegilops tauschii subsp. strangulata cultivar AL8/78 chromosome 2, Aet v6.0, whole genome shotgun sequence genomic DNA contains:
- the LOC109754752 gene encoding uncharacterized protein, whose amino-acid sequence MGRSPCCCHDAGVKKGPWTEEEDKALVEHIQKRGGNVGSWRGLPKAAGLNRCGKSCRLRWTNYLRSDIKRGNFSEEEERLIITLHASLGNKWSTIATHLEGRTDNEIKNYWNTHIRKKLLRMGVDPVTHQQLPPDQTNHDVNGAAAALLPEALLWAAAAVSLGGLDTGALMQAQVLQQLLQAIGSNNSTTGLIANLAAANTLLNSSSSIVPNQMNYLQTGYLCNTSNFAEQHVVQQQLTNDTSPGTSTFAAAERADQLCNTAASYNVAPAGDWPPAQEFGGLLEPMMELPGLCSLEGDSFWKDILEDSYCL is encoded by the exons ATGGGGAGGTCGCCGTGCTGCTGCCACGACGCGGGCGTGAAGAAAGGGCCGTGGACGGAGGAGGAGGACAAAGCGCTGGTGGAGCACATCCAGAAGCGCGGCGGGAACGTCGGCAGCTGGCGCGGCCTTCCCAAGGCCGCCGGGCTGAACCGCTGCGGCAAGAGCTGCCGCCTCCGGTGGACCAACTACCTCCGCTCCGACATCAAGCGCGGCAACTtctccgaggaggaggagcgcctcatcATCACCCTCCATGCCAGCCTCGGGAACAA GTGGTCGACGATCGCGACGCACCTGGAGGGCCGGACGGACAACGAGATCAAGAACTACTGGAACACGCACATCCGCAAGAAGTTGTTGCGCATGGGCGTCGACCCCGTCACGCACCAGCAGCTGCCACCCGACCAGACCAACCACGACGTCAatggcgccgccgccgcgctcctccCCGAGGCGCTCctctgggcggcggcggcggtgagccTCGGCGGCCTGGACACCGGTGCCCTCATGCAGGCGCAGGTTCTGCAGCAGCTGCTCCAGGCCATCGGCTCTAACAACAGCACCACCGGCCTCATAGCCAACCTGGCTGCAGCAAACACACTGCTGAACTCAAGCAGCAGCATCGTTCCGAACCAGATGAACTACCTGCAGACGGGTTATCTCTGCAACACCTCCAATTTTGCAGAGCAGCACGTGGTGCAGCAGCAGCTGACCAATGATACGTCTCCGGGGACGAGCACCTTTGCAGCTGCTGAACGGGCTGATCAGCTCTGCAACACTGCCGCTTCATATAATGTTGCACCCGCAGGTGACTGGCCGCCGGCGCAGGAGTTCGGCGGCTTGCTGGAGCCCATGATGGAGCTGCCCGGGCTGTGCTCTCTCGAGGGTGACTCTTTCTGGAAGGACATATTGGAAGACAGCTACTGTTTATAG